A DNA window from Choristoneura fumiferana chromosome 24, NRCan_CFum_1, whole genome shotgun sequence contains the following coding sequences:
- the LOC141441809 gene encoding proton-coupled zinc antiporter SLC30A2-like yields the protein MSDEPEARMWDEGSSRYDSGGHEVYFESAFASSEHLDRAPLLSEETYTDIPVAARAPGTHCHWDAPAEPRSAVRQLLLALVLCGLFMIAEVIGGFLAGSLSVMCDAAHMLSDCGGFALALLAFHCAKRQPDFHMSYGYKRAEVLGAMVSVLLIWILTGIFVYVAALRLHSGDYSIEPNAMMVVSGCGVAFNVVLAVVLHGCSDVAHHHSHGGAACGHAHAHAPSPPRSRFGRKHNGLVNGDYSMKDLASEEAHVASRPDRNINLRAALIHVIGDLIQSCGVLFASVLIKFYPAAKVVDPICTFVFSILVLLTSARVVRDALAMLMQAVPKEFRYREFVQALSSLGGVRHVHSVHAWALSTHHIVVSAHVAIDELTDWEPVLQSCQQLAQQFGARAGTFQLERYSAATPACAACRQPGHVP from the exons ATGTCTGATGAACCTGAGGCTAGGATGTGGGACGAAGGCAGCTCCCGATACGATTCGGGAGGGCATGAAGTGTATTTTGAATCGGCTTTTGCCTCTTCCGAGCATCTCGATAGAGCACCCTTGCTGTCCGAG GAGACGTACACAGACATCCCggtggcggcgcgggcgccggggACGCATTGCCACTGGGACGCGCCGGCCGAGCCGCGCAGCGCCGTACGGCAGCTGTTGCTGGCTCTCGTGCTGTGCGGCCTGTTCATG ATAGCTGAAGTAATCGGCGGCTTTCTAGCGGGCAGCCTGTCTGTGATGTGTGACGCAGCGCACATGCTCAGTGATTGCGGCGGCTTCGCGCTGGCGCTGCTGGCCTTCCACTGCGCCAAGCGGCAGCCCGACTTCCACATGTCTTATGGGTATAAGCGCGCCG AGGTGCTCGGTGCGATGGTGTCGGTCCTCCTGATCTGGATCCTGACGGGCATCTTCGTGTACGTGGCGGCGCTGCGCCTGCACTCCGGCGACTACAGCATCGAGCCCAACGCCATGATGGTGGTGTCGGGCTGCGGCGTCGCCTTCAACGTCGTGCTCGCCGTCGTGCTCCACGGGTGCTCCGACGTCG CGCACCACCACAGCCACGGCGGCGCGGCGTGCgggcacgcgcacgcgcacgcgccgtCGCCGCCGCGCTCGCGGTTCGGCCGCAAGCACAACGGCCTCGTCAACGGGGACTACTCGATGAAGGATCTCGCGTCGGAAGAGGCGCATGTCGCAAGCCGCCCCGACAG GAATATAAATCTCCGAGCGGCACTGATCCACGTAATCGGTGATTTGATCCAGAGCTGCGGGGTGCTCTTCGCTTCCGTTCTCATCAAGTTCTAC CCGGCGGCGAAGGTGGTGGATCCGATCTGCACATTCGTGTTCAGCATCCTGGTGCTGCTGACGTCAGCGCGTGTGGTGCGCGACGCGCTCGCCATGCTCATGCAGGCCGTGCCCAAGGAGTTCCG GTACCGGGAATTCGTGCAAGCGCTCTCGTCCCTCGGCGGAGTGAGGCACGTCCACTCTGTCCACGCGTGGGCACTCTCCACGCATCACATCGTCGTGTCGGCACACGTCGCCATAG ACGAGCTGACGGACTGGGAGCCGGTCCTGCAGTCGTGCCAGCAGCTGGCGCAGCAGttcggcgcgcgcgccggcacGTTCCAGCTGGAGCGCTACTCGGCCGCCACGCCGGCCTGCGCGGCCTGCCGCCAGCCCGGGCACGTGCCCTGA